Genomic DNA from Methanofollis sp. W23:
AGATGCTCGGTCCCCTCGAAGCGACGGTGCGCGAGCAGGCGGGCAAGGTGCCGGTGCTCGGGATCTGTCTCGGGATGCAGATGTTGATGGAGAGTTCTGAGGAAGGAGGCCTGCGCCCTGGCCTGGGCCTGGTCCCTGGCGCGGTCAGGCATTTCCCGCGGGTGCCAGGGATGAAGGTGCCGCATATGGGCTGGAACACCCTCACGGTCCCTGCCGACGAACCGCTCTATGACGGCGTGCCTGACGGTTCATATGTCTACTTTGTCCACTCGTACTATGCCTCGGCCCCGGCCGAACATACCCTGACCACGACCGAGTACATCTGCGAGTTTGCCTCGTCGGTGAAGAACGGAAGGGTCTATGGTGTCCAGTTCCACCCGGAAAAGAGTGGGGCGACCGGGCTTCGGATCCTGAAAAATTTCATCGAACTGGCGTGAAGAGGGGCGCGGCCTCTCTACTTTTTTTAGTTTTGTGACCCTATAGCAACCCCTCACCAATCCCTGGTGTACGCGCGACTCACCCGCCTTCCTCAATCGATTGCGCGGGGGGCGCGGCGCCCCCGGACAGCGAAGATCAAAGATCTTTCTATCATTGGGAATCTTCGATTCCCTCTGTTCTCGAACTTGTTCTCGCTCGTTCCCCCGGGATGAAGATCGGACCGGGAAGGCACCATCAACAAACAGGAAGAGGGGATTGCCGTCCTCCGCCTATCGAATGGCGGGGGGAACCGGGGGCGGCACGACCCCCGCCAGAGAGCCATCCGGAGGGTTTACATGAAAATGATCCAGTCGTTCTACTCTGGAGTTATGGATGAGAATTCGAACGCACTGATTATCCTCTAAATTGGGCCCTGTAGAAATCCTCTTAATGAATCTCTCTGGCGGGGGATTTCACCCCCCGGACCCCCCACCATACGATAGGTCGAGAACGGGGCAATCCCTCTTCAGGGAGTTCGAATATGCCTTCCTGGCTCAATCTTCATCCCGGGGGTCCGGGGGCAGCGCCCCCGGCACAAACATAGAGGAAGGCACGTCGGTCAGGCGTGCCGCCCTCAATCACAGCATCTTCCCCACAATCTCGCACCGGGGGGCGACCCACCCACGACGAAGAGAGATGGGGGCGGCGATGGAACATGATCCTCACCAATTCCCCGGTCTTAAAATAGAATGATCCAGCAACGAAAAATGTTCATCCCATATGCTTGAGGCGAGTTCTTGCCTCATGCTCATTCTACAGAGCCAAATTCTCATAAAAACCCGAAGAGATTATCGTCAGGATCATTTTCATGGTAAAACGGCTCTGTAGAATCCCTCGCCACTTCTTGGTGAAAACATAACTCCTCCGCCTTCCCCCACCTACACGCCGGGGGCGGGTGCCGCCCGGAGCCCAGGAATGAAGATAGGACCGGGAAGGCACAATCTATGGACTTGAAGAGAGAGATACCGTCCACCACCTATCTTCACGCGGGGGGACTAGGAGGCGGCCGGCCCCTCGCAGAGATGGCCATCGAGAGGAATTCTACAGAGCCGATCCATTTCCCGCAGACCCCCTGGACGAAGAGCGGGCTGGAAAACCAGGGCACTGGTTCATGAAGAGGGAGGGTTCCAAAAAAAGTATAAATGCTCCTTTCAGTCCAGTGTCTTCCTCTTCCTCTTCCGGTAATACGAGAAGTAGAGGTAGACCTCATAGAGGAGGAGCAAGAGGATCACCGCCGTCCCGCCGAAGAAGAAGGCGACGACCCTGGGGTCAGGCCCTGAGTCGGGCATCATCCCGTTATCCACCCCTTCCGCCGCGGTGCTGGCGCCGTCATAGGCCGCCATCATACGCGGCGCCTGATCAGGAATCTCCGGAGCCGGGGCGAGGAGCGGCAGGAGAACGGCGACGACCAGAGTTGCAAGGACGACGAACCCGAAGAGGGACATGAACTTGAGAAGGACCGACTTGATGTCCTTCACCTGAGGGGCGACGATCAAGAGCCGCTCGGTGAGGCCGTAGATCTTCACCTCGCGCCCCTTCGAACTCCACTTCGTCTTCACGATCTCGATCAGCCCTGCCTCGGCGAGGTTCTCGACATGATATTTGAGGGTGGTGATGGGGATGGAGAGGGCGGCGGCGATCTCGGTCGCGCTCTTCGGCCCATCTTTCAGCGAGCCGAGGATATCATTGGCCGTCTGGCTCGCCATGGCCTTTGCGATCTTCTTTGCCTGCTCGTCTCCAGGCTCCAGCACCACGACCTCTTCAGACATTGAGCTTTGACTCGATAAGTGCCCGACCGCGGGCCAGGGCCTCGTGGATCATCGAGGCGTCCTGCCCGCTCCCCTGGGCCAGGGTTGGTTTTCCGCCGCCCTTTCCACCAAGGGTCGCACAGACCTCACGGACGATCTCGGCGGCATTCAGGTCTTTGGTCGGCGAGGCCACCACAGCATGGACCCGGTCGGTCCCGCCGGCAAGCACTGCGACCTTCCCGCTCTCCGCGACACGTGAAGCAAGGGCGACCAGTTCCTTGGGCGGGAGGTCGATCTCCTTGATCACGGCCTCGAGCCCACCGATCTCTTCGCCCTTGAGCTGGTTCACCTCGAGTTCGACGACCTTCTCCTGCAGCCGCTCGATCTCCTTTCTCTGCTCCTTCCACTCGGTGAAGAACCTGGTCACGCTGGACGGGAGGTTCTCCTGCTGGACACTGAGGGTCTCGGCCGAGGTGCTGAGGAGGTCTTTGAGGTGCTGCATCGCATAGATCGCCGCCGTACCGGCGGAGTACTCGAGGCGCTCGAACCCGTCCTGGATATGTTCGACCCTGAGGATGGAGATCGGTCCCACCTCGCCGGTGGAACGGCAGTGCGTGCCTGCGCAGGCCTGGACGTCGCCTGCCATCTGGACGATCCTGATCTCCTTGCCAGGCGGAACCCCGCCCTGGTAGAGGTCGAAGCCGTACTTCTGCTCGGCCTTGGTCCGGTTCTCCACGCTGATGGAGACGGGGTGGTTCTCCATCACGATCTCGTTGGCGCGGACCTCGATCCTGGCCAGTTCGTCGGGGGTGATATGCTTGAAGTGCCTGATGTCCAGGCGCGAAGTCTCGCTCCCCTTCTGGGCGCCGGCCTGGTGGACATGAGCCCCGAGCACCTCCTTTGCGGCGTGGAGGAGGATGTGGGTGGCGGTGTGGTGGCGCATCAGTGAGCGTCTCCGCTCCTCGTCCAGCATCCCCTTCACCCGCTCGCCGCGCTTGAGGGGCGCCCCCTGCACCCGGTGGAGGATCACGTTGCCGAGTTTGACGACGTTCTCCACCCTTGCGACCGTCTCGGCGGTGACGAGGGTCCCGGTGTCTGAGGGCTGACCGCCGCCTTCAGGATAGAAGAGAGTCTGGTCGAGGACCACATATCCCTCGAAGACGTCGATGACCATCGCCTCGAACTCAAAGGACGTCGGGTGGTCGTAGTAGAGCATCCTGGTGTCTGGAAGCCCTGCGGCACGTTCGCGGAACTTTGCCATCGGGTCTTCGGCCTTCTCTGGCAGGTTCTCTGAGTGAAGGTCGGCGATCCGCGAGTAGAAGTCGTCAGGGATCTCGACGACCGCTCCTTCCTGACCGGCGATCTCCTTGACCATCTCTGGCGGGATCCCGTGGGAGTCGTACAGGGTGACGACCTCCTGGAGGGGGATCCGCTCGCTCTTCTTCTTGTATGACCGGGCAAGCCGCTGGACAATCCTGGCGCCGCGCGCAAGGGTGGCGGCGTATTTCTCGGTCTCGCGGTCGACGATCTCCCTGACCACGGCCACGCTCTGCTCAAAGGAATCGGTGCCGATCTCGCGCATCTGCATCTCGACCAGGTCGGCAAGGGTGTCCTTGAGGTCGAGGTCGCTCATCATCCGCAGGGTCCGCCGAATGACAAGGCGGGCAAGATAGCCTTCCTTGACATTGGACGGGACGATGCAGTCGCCGAGCATGTAGGCGAGACAGCGGGTGTGATCGGCGATGGCATAGATCTTCTCGATCGGAGTGATCATCCGGTCGAGTTTGTCGAGGGGGACGTCGATGGCGTCAGCGACCTTCCGGCGGAGCTGGTAAAGTTGGGCGCCTTCGATGTCCATAAGTCCGGCAAACTTGGCGTTGAGCCCGAGGATCTTGGTGAACTCCTTGTTGTCCAGGAGGTGTTCGAGCCCGGCGGACTGCATCAGGTGACTGACCATCGAGGGGAAGACGGCGTCATAGACTGTCGGGGAGCCGCGGGAGGCCCAGGTGATCCGTTCCAGCCCGTAGCCGGTATCCACGATCCGCATCTTCATCGGATAGTAGAGGTCGCCCTCGAGATCGATCGGTTCCTCCTCATTAGGCTGCCTCGTATAGCACATGAAGACGAGGGTCGCCACTTCGAGCCCGGCGATGAGTACCTCGACTGAAGCCCCGGCATTGCCGCCGCCGATCCAGGGGTGCTCCTTGAAGGTGACCTTTTTGAGGTCGGCACCGATGGAGGCGAGGAACTGGTCGCAGAACTCAACCGCACGGTCCTTCCAGTAGATGTCCTCTGAGGGTGAGTTGAAGGCGTGGTGGGCCATCATCTCAAAGAGGGTAAGGTGCCGCCCAGAGCGCCCGACCGAGTCGAGGTCGTTGAGCCTGATACAGGGCTGCGAGATGGTGAGCGGGTTGGCCGGCGGGGGCACGAGTCCGCTCGTCACAAAGGGCTGGAAGTCGGCGATGGATGCGATGGTGAGGTAG
This window encodes:
- the hisH gene encoding imidazole glycerol phosphate synthase subunit HisH; translated protein: MKQIVIIDYGLGNLRSVSRGLEHAGASAAVSSDPGEIAAADALVLPGVGGFRDGMEMLGPLEATVREQAGKVPVLGICLGMQMLMESSEEGGLRPGLGLVPGAVRHFPRVPGMKVPHMGWNTLTVPADEPLYDGVPDGSYVYFVHSYYASAPAEHTLTTTEYICEFASSVKNGRVYGVQFHPEKSGATGLRILKNFIELA
- a CDS encoding helix-turn-helix domain-containing protein, which translates into the protein MSEEVVVLEPGDEQAKKIAKAMASQTANDILGSLKDGPKSATEIAAALSIPITTLKYHVENLAEAGLIEIVKTKWSSKGREVKIYGLTERLLIVAPQVKDIKSVLLKFMSLFGFVVLATLVVAVLLPLLAPAPEIPDQAPRMMAAYDGASTAAEGVDNGMMPDSGPDPRVVAFFFGGTAVILLLLLYEVYLYFSYYRKRKRKTLD
- the alaS gene encoding alanine--tRNA ligase, with protein sequence MLEEEYQLDYFKSQGLVRKVCTKCGAAYWTRDPERETCGDAPCEPYSFIGNPVFEPHTLDEMREAFLSFFERHGHTRIERYPVVARWRDDIYLTIASIADFQPFVTSGLVPPPANPLTISQPCIRLNDLDSVGRSGRHLTLFEMMAHHAFNSPSEDIYWKDRAVEFCDQFLASIGADLKKVTFKEHPWIGGGNAGASVEVLIAGLEVATLVFMCYTRQPNEEEPIDLEGDLYYPMKMRIVDTGYGLERITWASRGSPTVYDAVFPSMVSHLMQSAGLEHLLDNKEFTKILGLNAKFAGLMDIEGAQLYQLRRKVADAIDVPLDKLDRMITPIEKIYAIADHTRCLAYMLGDCIVPSNVKEGYLARLVIRRTLRMMSDLDLKDTLADLVEMQMREIGTDSFEQSVAVVREIVDRETEKYAATLARGARIVQRLARSYKKKSERIPLQEVVTLYDSHGIPPEMVKEIAGQEGAVVEIPDDFYSRIADLHSENLPEKAEDPMAKFRERAAGLPDTRMLYYDHPTSFEFEAMVIDVFEGYVVLDQTLFYPEGGGQPSDTGTLVTAETVARVENVVKLGNVILHRVQGAPLKRGERVKGMLDEERRRSLMRHHTATHILLHAAKEVLGAHVHQAGAQKGSETSRLDIRHFKHITPDELARIEVRANEIVMENHPVSISVENRTKAEQKYGFDLYQGGVPPGKEIRIVQMAGDVQACAGTHCRSTGEVGPISILRVEHIQDGFERLEYSAGTAAIYAMQHLKDLLSTSAETLSVQQENLPSSVTRFFTEWKEQRKEIERLQEKVVELEVNQLKGEEIGGLEAVIKEIDLPPKELVALASRVAESGKVAVLAGGTDRVHAVVASPTKDLNAAEIVREVCATLGGKGGGKPTLAQGSGQDASMIHEALARGRALIESKLNV